A window of the Cystobacter fuscus genome harbors these coding sequences:
- a CDS encoding M48 family metalloprotease produces MEPLFTPAQLAEIKAYHQPLYIGSAVSPLVYLGVLALILGALVRPFHRGAEACAAWLSRQLAFLRTAPVSRVILQALDRIWGEPGWGAALLFALFVDLFIQLVHTPSNIYFDYVLEHRYGMSTYTPLRYALDELKGLALSAIATSMLVLGLYGLARRVKRWWLVLGIPSALLLLVASALDPYRGQLYFEQTPLEPGPLRERIAALMARAHVPFEDVRVEKTSVASKRLQAYFAGQGPTRTIVLNDVIVKELSPEEILAAVAHEAGHVHEPKWPGRIASSVALIALLFAIDRVLRLAAKRGWFGTTRFADIRTLPLLWLLSFLVFFLSTPVSAAFSREREREADRYALQLTQDPSAFRRMLVKAARVNKMDPDPPRWAVLKGHSHPPLSERLAAVPPAP; encoded by the coding sequence ATGGAGCCTCTCTTCACGCCCGCGCAGCTCGCCGAGATCAAGGCCTACCACCAGCCGCTCTACATCGGGAGCGCGGTGAGTCCGCTGGTCTACCTCGGCGTTCTCGCCCTCATCCTCGGCGCGTTGGTGCGGCCCTTCCACCGGGGCGCCGAGGCCTGCGCGGCCTGGCTCTCCCGCCAGCTCGCCTTCCTCAGGACGGCCCCCGTCAGCCGCGTCATCCTCCAGGCCCTGGACCGCATCTGGGGTGAGCCGGGCTGGGGCGCCGCGCTCCTCTTCGCGCTGTTCGTGGACCTCTTCATCCAGCTCGTCCACACCCCCTCGAACATCTACTTCGACTACGTGCTGGAGCACCGCTACGGCATGTCCACGTACACCCCACTGCGCTACGCACTGGACGAGCTCAAGGGCCTGGCGCTCTCGGCCATCGCCACCTCCATGCTGGTGCTCGGGTTGTATGGTCTGGCCCGCCGGGTGAAGCGCTGGTGGCTCGTGCTGGGCATCCCCTCGGCGCTGCTGCTGCTGGTCGCCTCGGCCCTGGATCCCTACCGCGGGCAGCTCTACTTCGAGCAGACACCCCTGGAGCCCGGCCCCCTGCGCGAGCGCATCGCCGCCCTCATGGCCCGCGCGCACGTGCCCTTCGAGGACGTCCGGGTGGAGAAGACCTCCGTGGCCAGCAAACGCCTGCAAGCCTATTTCGCCGGCCAGGGCCCCACGCGCACCATCGTGCTCAACGACGTCATCGTGAAGGAACTCTCGCCCGAGGAGATCCTCGCCGCCGTCGCCCACGAGGCGGGCCACGTGCACGAACCGAAATGGCCAGGGAGGATCGCCTCCTCGGTGGCGTTGATCGCGCTCCTCTTCGCCATCGACCGGGTGCTCCGGCTCGCGGCGAAGCGCGGGTGGTTTGGCACCACGCGCTTCGCCGACATCCGCACCCTGCCCCTGTTGTGGCTGCTCTCCTTCCTCGTCTTCTTCCTGAGCACCCCCGTGTCCGCCGCCTTCTCCCGCGAGCGCGAACGCGAGGCCGACCGCTACGCCCTCCAGCTCACCCAGGATCCCTCCGCCTTCCGGCGCATGCTCGTGAAGGCCGCCCGGGTGAACAAGATGGACCCCGATCCCCCGCGCTGGGCCGTCCTCAAGGGGCACAGCCACCCGCCCTTGAGCGAGCGGCTGGCGGCCGTCCCCCCCGCCCCTTGA
- a CDS encoding tetratricopeptide repeat protein — translation MSATWRKWVWVGVLGLVGCRTTGSAGRDASGESPRQEVRFDAERVTGSAELAALNDEELFAAGTSAFAAKDFVQATLYFERLADFHPQSPHRREAIYQAGLAHERLEQWEAAARRFSELADAKQGTGDALESVFRLAETHYHLEHYPEAVQLLATVAGREDLPVGKRLEAQVQQGVCELEAGQPEKAEATLRRAVSTYEELSDKDEVPDYYPAQAHFFIGEIYRLRYADVALDPGKGADALANDLNDKAELLLSAQGHYLRAIRVGNGHWATAAGTQIGSLYEDLYEKLVNSPAPKELDAEQAEIYREELHQRVRVLLTKAIDVYEQTLEAAERIGSHNTFVDKTRQSLEKMKALLLQDSENAAPTGTPPRS, via the coding sequence ATGTCGGCCACCTGGCGCAAATGGGTGTGGGTGGGAGTGCTGGGTCTGGTGGGGTGCCGGACGACGGGGTCCGCGGGCAGGGATGCCTCGGGCGAGTCGCCCCGGCAGGAAGTACGCTTCGACGCGGAGCGGGTGACGGGAAGCGCGGAGCTCGCGGCGCTCAATGACGAGGAGCTCTTCGCGGCCGGGACGTCGGCCTTCGCGGCCAAGGACTTCGTCCAGGCGACGCTCTACTTCGAGCGGCTGGCGGACTTCCATCCCCAGAGCCCCCACCGGCGCGAGGCCATCTACCAGGCGGGACTCGCCCACGAGCGGCTGGAGCAGTGGGAGGCGGCGGCCCGGCGCTTCTCCGAGCTGGCCGACGCGAAGCAGGGCACCGGCGACGCGCTGGAGTCCGTCTTCCGCCTCGCCGAGACGCACTACCACCTGGAGCACTATCCGGAGGCCGTGCAGCTGCTGGCCACGGTCGCCGGACGCGAGGACCTGCCCGTGGGCAAGCGCCTGGAGGCCCAGGTGCAGCAGGGCGTGTGCGAGCTGGAGGCCGGACAGCCCGAGAAGGCGGAGGCCACGCTGCGCCGCGCCGTCTCCACCTACGAGGAGCTCTCGGACAAGGACGAGGTGCCGGACTACTACCCCGCCCAGGCCCACTTCTTCATCGGGGAGATCTACCGGCTGCGCTACGCGGACGTGGCGCTCGACCCGGGCAAGGGCGCCGATGCGCTCGCCAATGACCTCAACGACAAGGCCGAGCTGCTCCTGTCCGCGCAGGGCCACTACCTGCGCGCCATCCGCGTGGGCAATGGGCACTGGGCCACGGCCGCCGGCACGCAGATCGGCTCGCTCTACGAGGACCTGTACGAAAAGCTCGTGAACTCGCCGGCCCCCAAGGAGCTGGACGCGGAGCAGGCGGAGATCTACCGCGAGGAGCTGCACCAGCGCGTGCGCGTGCTGCTCACCAAGGCCATCGACGTCTACGAGCAGACCCTGGAGGCGGCCGAGCGCATCGGCTCCCACAACACGTTCGTCGACAAGACGCGCCAGAGCCTGGAGAAGATGAAGGCCCTGCTGCTCCAGGACTCGGAGAACGCCGCTCCCACCGGCACCCCGCCCCGCTCCTGA
- a CDS encoding type VI secretion system Vgr family protein, giving the protein MSDWKKLLSDAGQAVQAAQTVTGAARAVTGPHTGQAIQTVRTLVGAASAVTGSEDLDLLSQATSLLSGALRLESVRFAFSSGGDPANSWRVLTFRTSEGLSELYACVVDLASESLFADPDAMLGTSCSLAVSRDSRTRQLHGIAHRVEHLGSKDGNALARVHIVPALWALSQRVDSYIFQEMAVPEILSEVLKESLTPFKRNVRLALTQQYPKREYCVQYRESDLDFVLRLMEEEGISFYFDHSGEAEELVLIDANECCVPLNTMDGLPLGIRGPEADTADTESIRAFDFSHELRTNRVVVRDFDWSRIPGDAEKQPLHEEDTGASSELVLMERYEHQSPMTLSGYDEGAGAYTEGDGKRQSKLRLQAHAARERQGRGSGNVIGMCPGLTFSLSGHGKAELDQRYVLTRVEHFGRAPEELTSHVLEESEAQSHAERYHNRFECIPANIAFRPERRRPRPRIFGVQTATVVGPADQEIYTDMHGRIKVQFHWDRVGKRDAQSSCFLRVVQGWSGGMWGTFFLPRIGMEVLVDFIEGDPDRPLVVGCVYNGTNLTPYELPKNKTRSTIKTRSSPHPKDSPKEAGFNELRFEDLASQEEIFLHAQKDFNEVVLNMHNTSVGANQTNSVTGNQVESIDKDQTLTVKGNRTRTIDKNETITVHQNRTKTVDQDETRTIHGSRTTTIDGNETVTISGERKETVTGKETITIQNERVTSITQNDQLSVSADKSTQVTGSYNIAVGPNFVVTQGGTTLALSEGHADLKAEKSLRTHNPSGILELAESGGVVRLVANTTLELVCGAASIVLDKSGTITISGAQAVELGVQQSTVKLEPPGVNVSGPQITSSAIGIHEITGALIKIN; this is encoded by the coding sequence ATGTCGGACTGGAAGAAGCTGCTGAGTGATGCCGGGCAGGCCGTCCAGGCGGCTCAGACCGTGACGGGAGCCGCGCGCGCCGTCACGGGCCCACACACCGGACAGGCCATCCAGACGGTGCGGACCCTGGTGGGGGCCGCGAGCGCCGTCACGGGCTCGGAGGACCTGGACTTGTTGAGCCAGGCCACGAGCCTGCTCTCCGGAGCGCTCAGACTGGAGAGTGTCCGCTTCGCCTTCTCCTCCGGAGGGGACCCGGCCAATTCCTGGCGCGTGCTCACCTTCCGCACAAGCGAGGGCCTTTCCGAACTCTACGCGTGCGTGGTGGACCTGGCCAGCGAGAGCCTGTTCGCCGATCCGGACGCGATGCTCGGGACCTCGTGCTCCCTCGCCGTCTCCCGGGACTCCCGCACGCGCCAGCTCCATGGCATCGCCCACCGCGTGGAGCACCTGGGCAGCAAGGATGGCAACGCCCTGGCGCGCGTCCACATCGTCCCGGCGCTCTGGGCTCTTTCCCAGCGTGTCGACTCCTACATCTTCCAGGAGATGGCGGTTCCGGAGATCCTCTCCGAGGTGCTGAAGGAGAGCCTGACGCCGTTCAAGCGCAATGTCCGGCTCGCGCTGACCCAGCAGTACCCCAAGCGCGAGTACTGCGTGCAGTACCGCGAGAGCGACCTGGATTTCGTGCTGCGTCTCATGGAGGAGGAAGGCATTTCCTTCTACTTCGACCACTCGGGCGAGGCCGAGGAGCTGGTGCTCATCGATGCCAACGAGTGCTGCGTCCCGTTGAATACAATGGACGGACTGCCTCTTGGCATCCGTGGACCGGAGGCGGACACCGCGGACACGGAGTCCATCCGCGCCTTCGACTTCTCCCACGAGCTTCGGACCAATCGCGTGGTGGTTCGCGATTTTGATTGGAGCCGGATTCCAGGAGACGCCGAGAAGCAGCCGCTTCACGAGGAGGACACCGGAGCGAGTTCCGAGCTCGTGCTCATGGAGCGTTACGAGCACCAGTCCCCCATGACCCTGAGCGGCTACGATGAAGGAGCTGGCGCCTACACGGAGGGAGATGGCAAACGCCAGAGCAAGCTGCGCCTGCAAGCGCATGCGGCGCGCGAGCGACAGGGCCGGGGCAGCGGCAACGTCATCGGCATGTGCCCGGGTCTGACCTTCTCCCTGTCCGGACATGGAAAGGCGGAGCTGGACCAGCGGTATGTGCTCACCCGTGTCGAGCACTTCGGCCGGGCCCCCGAGGAACTCACCAGTCATGTACTAGAGGAGTCCGAGGCGCAGTCCCACGCCGAGCGCTATCACAACCGCTTCGAGTGCATCCCCGCCAACATCGCCTTCCGCCCGGAGCGCCGCAGGCCCCGCCCCCGCATCTTCGGTGTTCAGACGGCCACCGTGGTGGGACCGGCCGACCAGGAGATCTACACAGACATGCACGGGCGCATCAAGGTGCAGTTCCACTGGGACCGTGTCGGCAAGCGCGACGCCCAGAGCTCCTGCTTCCTCCGCGTGGTCCAGGGGTGGTCCGGCGGCATGTGGGGTACCTTCTTCCTGCCTCGCATCGGCATGGAGGTGCTGGTCGACTTCATCGAGGGCGATCCGGACCGCCCGCTGGTGGTGGGTTGCGTCTATAACGGAACCAACCTGACGCCCTACGAGCTGCCCAAGAACAAGACCCGCAGCACCATCAAGACCCGCAGCTCGCCCCACCCGAAGGATTCCCCCAAGGAGGCCGGCTTCAACGAGCTGCGCTTCGAAGACCTTGCCAGTCAGGAGGAGATCTTCCTGCACGCCCAGAAGGACTTCAACGAGGTGGTGCTCAACATGCACAACACCTCGGTGGGCGCGAACCAGACGAACTCGGTCACGGGCAACCAGGTCGAGAGCATCGACAAGGACCAGACGCTGACCGTCAAGGGAAACCGGACCCGCACCATCGACAAGAACGAAACGATCACGGTGCACCAGAACCGCACCAAGACCGTGGACCAGGACGAGACCCGCACCATCCACGGCTCCCGGACCACCACCATCGACGGCAACGAGACCGTCACCATCTCCGGAGAGCGCAAGGAGACCGTCACCGGCAAGGAGACGATCACGATCCAGAACGAGCGCGTGACGAGCATCACCCAGAACGACCAGCTCTCCGTCAGCGCCGACAAGAGCACCCAGGTGACAGGCAGCTACAACATCGCCGTAGGACCCAACTTCGTGGTCACCCAGGGCGGCACCACCCTGGCCCTGTCCGAGGGCCATGCCGATCTCAAGGCGGAGAAGAGTCTGCGGACCCACAACCCCTCGGGCATCCTGGAACTGGCGGAGAGTGGCGGCGTCGTCCGGCTCGTCGCCAACACCACGCTCGAGCTGGTTTGCGGCGCCGCGAGCATCGTGCTCGACAAGAGCGGCACCATCACCATCTCGGGCGCCCAGGCGGTGGAGCTGGGCGTCCAGCAGAGCACCGTCAAGCTCGAGCCGCCCGGGGTCAACGTCTCCGGCCCGCAGATCACCTCCTCGGCAATCGGCATCCACGAAATCACGGGCGCGCTCATCAAGATCAACTGA
- a CDS encoding tetratricopeptide repeat protein translates to MGRVIKYEGAAMDTATVRKLEAFVRGEATWAEVEGMTFEEAKAIARVGCDLAGAGRHEEARILFEGLVAGNPQDAASRAALGTVYQKLGRLQEALTEYSAALERDPGNPVALVNRGELYLRQGNRQGFTDIANAVEADPEGSTLAGRRARALVKAIALAAVEKMKGEAARA, encoded by the coding sequence ATGGGACGGGTCATCAAGTACGAGGGAGCGGCCATGGACACGGCGACGGTGCGGAAGCTCGAGGCGTTCGTGCGGGGGGAGGCGACGTGGGCGGAGGTGGAGGGGATGACCTTCGAGGAGGCGAAGGCCATCGCCCGGGTGGGGTGTGACCTGGCGGGGGCGGGGCGCCACGAGGAGGCGCGCATCCTCTTCGAGGGGTTGGTGGCGGGCAATCCCCAGGACGCGGCGAGCCGGGCGGCGCTGGGCACGGTGTACCAGAAGCTGGGCCGGCTGCAGGAGGCGCTCACCGAGTACAGCGCGGCGCTGGAGCGCGATCCGGGCAATCCGGTGGCGCTCGTCAACCGGGGCGAGCTGTACCTGCGGCAGGGCAACCGGCAGGGCTTCACCGACATCGCCAACGCGGTGGAGGCGGACCCCGAGGGCTCGACGCTGGCGGGACGGCGCGCCCGGGCGCTGGTGAAGGCCATCGCGCTGGCGGCCGTGGAGAAGATGAAGGGAGAAGCGGCGCGGGCGTGA
- the ruvX gene encoding Holliday junction resolvase RuvX, whose translation MRTLGLDVGTKTIGVAVSDPLGLTAQTVTTIRRSGLKADLAALKALVEEYEAQAFVVGLPLNMDGSEGPRAEATRKFVDVLTQTFGLPVELCDERLSTVAAQRTLLEADLSRAKRREVIDQMAAQFILQGWLDARSVARATTFHAEEGDDPEE comes from the coding sequence ATGCGCACCCTGGGCCTCGACGTGGGCACCAAGACGATTGGCGTCGCCGTTTCAGATCCCCTGGGCCTCACCGCCCAGACGGTCACCACCATCCGGCGAAGTGGTCTCAAGGCAGACCTCGCCGCGCTCAAGGCACTGGTGGAGGAGTACGAAGCCCAGGCCTTCGTCGTCGGGCTGCCCCTCAACATGGATGGGAGCGAGGGACCGCGTGCCGAGGCGACTCGCAAGTTCGTGGACGTGCTCACCCAGACGTTCGGCCTGCCCGTGGAGCTGTGTGACGAGCGCCTGTCCACCGTGGCCGCCCAGCGCACCCTGCTCGAGGCGGACCTGTCGCGCGCCAAACGCCGCGAGGTCATCGATCAGATGGCCGCCCAGTTCATCCTCCAGGGCTGGTTGGATGCCCGGAGCGTCGCTCGGGCCACGACCTTCCACGCCGAGGAGGGTGACGACCCGGAGGAGTGA
- a CDS encoding ArnT family glycosyltransferase, which produces MSSASPVPSPPSRLPGASSPLSAVPDAAPEPSTRLLIGLLIAAALLPRLLLMPFNENYYGDAVARTELSERWAREPHVITSYGDGTYQFGPLHIYLVGAALKAVPDKALAGRLVSLLFGVLAVVPLFSLTRRLFGWRAGMVAGLSLSVWGMHLQMSTTAASEALSLFLMLWVFALVARGLDENRMGPLFGAAAVLNLACATRYDAWLFMPLLCLALLFWGPDRIAGLTRAVGFGIVCLPFPLLWMQGNEMAHGDPFFPIRAVEQFHDAWVKDGIARVGPWRYRLESLAFWPAMALLTLSPGVALLGMAGMWRTWRTRPDVRWLTLAAVVPTAYFTFRAAVLLDFQPLGRFTVTELALLLPFVGPGFVACVGSRGAGVRGALAGVCAVLAVAVPVAMGLYTFRADGGLRDSLRPVSPTSTNPVPLMQVARFLKDEVAAKGGAAVLDEDPSYMDLQLAFFSGLDDERLARVRWATFRDHLRRAQPEYLVRFEQGRLVKDAGVKWDGGRTLVLDGVEYGELDGFSPPLHVYRRR; this is translated from the coding sequence ATGTCGTCCGCCTCGCCCGTTCCCTCCCCACCCTCGCGCCTTCCGGGCGCCTCGTCCCCCCTCTCCGCGGTGCCCGATGCCGCGCCGGAGCCCTCCACCCGGCTGCTGATCGGTCTGCTGATCGCCGCGGCGCTGTTGCCTCGTCTGCTGTTGATGCCCTTCAACGAGAACTATTACGGGGACGCGGTGGCGCGCACGGAGCTGTCCGAGCGCTGGGCACGTGAGCCGCACGTGATCACGTCCTACGGAGACGGCACCTACCAGTTCGGTCCGCTCCACATCTATCTCGTGGGGGCGGCGCTCAAGGCGGTGCCGGACAAGGCGCTCGCGGGCCGTCTGGTGAGCCTGCTGTTCGGAGTGCTGGCGGTGGTGCCCCTCTTCTCGCTCACCCGGAGGTTGTTCGGCTGGCGCGCGGGGATGGTGGCGGGGCTGTCGCTGAGCGTCTGGGGCATGCACCTGCAGATGTCCACGACGGCCGCCAGCGAGGCGCTCTCGCTCTTCCTCATGCTGTGGGTGTTCGCGCTGGTGGCCCGGGGACTGGACGAGAACCGCATGGGCCCGCTCTTCGGGGCGGCGGCGGTGCTCAACCTCGCGTGCGCCACGCGCTACGACGCCTGGCTGTTCATGCCGCTCTTGTGCCTGGCGCTGCTCTTCTGGGGGCCGGACCGGATCGCCGGCCTCACGCGCGCGGTGGGCTTCGGCATCGTGTGCCTGCCCTTTCCGCTGCTGTGGATGCAGGGCAACGAGATGGCGCATGGGGATCCGTTCTTCCCCATCCGCGCGGTGGAGCAGTTCCATGACGCCTGGGTGAAGGACGGCATCGCCCGGGTGGGTCCGTGGCGCTACCGCCTGGAGAGCCTGGCCTTCTGGCCCGCCATGGCGCTGCTCACCCTGTCGCCCGGAGTGGCCCTGCTGGGCATGGCGGGCATGTGGCGCACGTGGCGCACGCGGCCGGACGTGCGCTGGTTGACGCTCGCGGCGGTGGTGCCCACCGCGTACTTCACCTTCCGGGCCGCGGTGTTGCTCGACTTCCAGCCGCTCGGGCGCTTCACGGTGACGGAGCTCGCGTTGCTGTTGCCCTTCGTGGGGCCCGGCTTCGTGGCGTGCGTGGGCTCGCGCGGGGCTGGGGTGCGCGGCGCGCTGGCCGGTGTGTGCGCGGTGCTGGCGGTGGCGGTGCCCGTGGCCATGGGCCTCTACACGTTCCGCGCCGATGGTGGTCTGCGCGACAGCCTGCGGCCCGTGAGCCCCACCTCCACCAACCCGGTACCCCTGATGCAGGTGGCCCGCTTCCTCAAGGACGAGGTCGCCGCCAAGGGTGGCGCGGCCGTGCTCGACGAGGATCCGAGCTACATGGACCTCCAGCTCGCCTTCTTCTCCGGCCTGGACGATGAGCGGCTCGCCCGGGTGCGCTGGGCCACCTTCCGCGATCACCTGCGCCGCGCCCAGCCGGAGTACCTCGTGCGCTTCGAGCAGGGCCGCCTGGTGAAGGACGCGGGCGTGAAGTGGGACGGGGGACGCACGCTGGTGCTCGATGGCGTGGAGTACGGCGAACTCGACGGCTTCTCTCCGCCGCTGCACGTGTACCGGCGCCGCTGA
- a CDS encoding ATP-binding protein — protein MVKHGTVGTEQFHLGCFIHTQRARILADWEEAVRRLPYAQGLSRPRLLDHLPELLDRIANVVETVHTGGESSLDEMPEVHALERLDSGYDLDEVAEEYALLRACILQLYGEHLASVGASSLAVAMREMVSFNRTFDEAVSAAVSRYTRARERTLVALDRISEAALGTEDLDVFLPRLLRVMLETTEAVDSVTLLLREEDVLRMRASVGLEGDGARDFCERLGEGFSGLIAAEQHPFEVRSAATDSRVRCEALRARGTRALYGVPLMYGGEVIGVAQMGSRTTFEFSNEDMLLFRAMVSRVTALIIQAGLAAREHAARMEAEEGRQLLQLLIEQSSDSIIMADARGVLRVFNSAAARVHGSGLKDVPPFEWSEAYGLLTLDERPLRSEDTPLFRALHNEVVTEARWKVRHADGSVRTLSGTASPLRRPDGSLVGAVLNARDETERLRREQERLEMLALLDALLATAPVGLAFLDGELRYVRVNEMVAAAHGQPMEAFPGRTLAEVLGDEAACIEPLLRRVLETGEMLKGHEFEVPSSGASGVRAHWVGDYFPVRAGDGRVLGVGCVVSDITDRKQQEERMRQTAEFRERFLGIVSHDLRNPLNAILLSASALLKLDSMPPGHVQRVRRIVTSAGRMGRMIGELLDFTRGRLGGGIPIQPRAANLRHLCQQVLEELESSHPGRELRLRAEGDFQGVWDADRLVQLLGNLGKNALDYSPPGTPVDFVLHDEEDAVRVEVHNEGPPIPASLLPEIFEPFRRAVSGETSPRSGLGLGLFIVQRIAQAHEGRVEVRSTEDAGTTFTLFLPRRARRVPESGGERH, from the coding sequence ATGGTCAAGCACGGCACTGTCGGCACGGAGCAGTTCCACCTCGGCTGCTTCATCCACACCCAGCGGGCTCGGATCCTGGCGGATTGGGAAGAGGCGGTTCGTCGGCTCCCCTACGCCCAGGGACTCTCCCGGCCCCGGTTGCTCGATCATCTGCCAGAGCTGCTGGACCGCATCGCCAACGTGGTGGAGACGGTCCACACCGGTGGCGAGTCGTCGCTCGACGAGATGCCCGAGGTGCACGCCCTCGAGCGGCTGGACTCGGGGTACGACCTGGACGAGGTGGCCGAGGAGTACGCGCTGCTGCGCGCCTGCATCCTCCAGCTCTATGGCGAGCACCTCGCCTCCGTGGGGGCCTCGTCCCTGGCGGTGGCCATGCGGGAGATGGTGTCCTTCAACCGCACGTTCGACGAGGCGGTGTCCGCCGCCGTTTCCCGCTACACCCGCGCCCGCGAGCGCACGCTGGTGGCGCTCGATCGCATCTCCGAGGCGGCGCTCGGGACGGAGGACCTGGACGTCTTCCTGCCGAGGTTGCTGCGCGTGATGTTGGAGACCACCGAGGCGGTGGACTCCGTCACCCTGCTGCTACGCGAGGAAGACGTGTTGCGCATGCGCGCGTCGGTGGGCCTGGAGGGTGACGGGGCGCGGGACTTCTGCGAGCGCCTGGGCGAGGGCTTCAGCGGGCTCATCGCGGCGGAGCAGCACCCGTTCGAGGTGCGCTCGGCGGCGACGGATTCCCGGGTGCGCTGCGAGGCGCTCCGAGCCCGGGGAACACGGGCCCTGTATGGCGTGCCCCTGATGTACGGCGGCGAGGTCATCGGCGTGGCCCAGATGGGCAGCCGCACCACCTTCGAGTTCTCCAACGAGGACATGCTGCTCTTTCGCGCGATGGTGAGCCGGGTCACCGCGCTCATCATCCAGGCGGGGCTCGCCGCGCGGGAGCACGCCGCTCGCATGGAGGCGGAGGAGGGTCGGCAACTGCTGCAACTGCTCATCGAGCAGAGCAGTGACTCCATCATCATGGCGGATGCGCGGGGCGTGCTGCGGGTCTTCAACTCCGCGGCCGCGCGCGTGCATGGCTCCGGTCTGAAGGATGTGCCTCCGTTCGAGTGGAGCGAGGCCTACGGACTGCTCACCCTGGACGAGCGGCCCCTGCGCTCGGAGGACACACCACTCTTCCGCGCCCTGCACAACGAGGTGGTGACGGAGGCGAGGTGGAAGGTGCGGCACGCGGATGGTTCGGTTCGCACCTTGAGCGGCACCGCGTCGCCGCTGCGCCGGCCGGATGGCTCGCTGGTGGGGGCCGTGCTCAACGCCCGGGACGAGACCGAGCGGTTGCGCCGCGAGCAGGAGCGGCTCGAGATGCTCGCGTTGCTGGACGCGCTGCTGGCCACGGCCCCCGTGGGCCTGGCCTTCCTGGACGGTGAGCTGCGCTACGTGCGCGTCAACGAGATGGTCGCCGCCGCCCACGGTCAGCCCATGGAGGCCTTTCCGGGCAGGACCCTGGCCGAGGTGCTCGGCGACGAGGCCGCGTGCATCGAGCCGCTGCTGCGGCGGGTGCTGGAGACCGGGGAGATGCTCAAGGGGCACGAGTTCGAGGTTCCCTCCTCCGGGGCCTCCGGCGTCCGTGCGCATTGGGTGGGGGATTACTTTCCGGTGCGGGCGGGGGACGGACGGGTGCTCGGGGTGGGCTGCGTGGTGTCGGACATCACCGATCGCAAGCAGCAGGAGGAGCGGATGCGCCAGACGGCGGAGTTCCGCGAGCGCTTCCTGGGCATCGTCTCGCACGATCTGCGCAACCCCCTCAACGCCATCCTGCTGTCCGCCAGCGCGCTGTTGAAGCTGGACAGCATGCCCCCGGGTCATGTGCAGCGGGTGCGCCGCATCGTCACCAGCGCCGGGCGCATGGGGCGGATGATTGGCGAGCTGCTCGACTTCACCCGCGGACGGCTGGGCGGGGGAATTCCCATCCAGCCGCGAGCCGCCAACCTGCGCCACCTCTGCCAGCAGGTGTTGGAGGAACTGGAGAGCAGCCACCCGGGCCGGGAGCTGCGCCTGAGGGCGGAGGGCGACTTCCAGGGAGTCTGGGACGCGGATCGGCTCGTCCAACTGCTGGGCAACCTGGGCAAGAACGCACTCGACTACAGCCCGCCCGGCACCCCGGTGGACTTCGTGCTGCACGACGAGGAAGACGCCGTGCGGGTGGAGGTGCACAACGAGGGGCCGCCCATCCCGGCGAGCCTGCTGCCGGAGATCTTCGAGCCCTTCCGGCGGGCCGTGTCGGGAGAGACGTCCCCGCGCTCCGGCCTGGGGCTGGGGCTCTTCATCGTGCAGCGGATCGCCCAGGCCCACGAAGGCCGCGTCGAGGTGCGCTCCACGGAGGACGCGGGGACGACCTTCACCCTGTTCCTGCCCCGGCGGGCGCGGCGGGTCCCCGAGTCCGGTGGCGAGCGGCACTGA